Proteins encoded in a region of the Streptacidiphilus rugosus AM-16 genome:
- the opcA gene encoding glucose-6-phosphate dehydrogenase assembly protein OpcA has product MKIDLTDTNSSKINAALIDARRAIGTATVGMVLTLVIVTDEGSAYDALKAASDASREHPSRILAVIKRPGRSPRARAEARLDAEVRVGSDSGTGETVVLRLHGELAAHAQSVVLPLLLPDAPVVVWWPENAPKSPSEDPLGALAQRRITDAVTAENPVTQLAARADSYAPGDTDLAWTRITPWRSMLAAALDQRHVAVESASVEGESYNPSTELLALWLAERLKIKVERTVSEGPGITAVRMHTADGDVCLDRPDGLLAKLSMPGQPDRMVALKRRETSELIAEELRRLDPDLIYASAVRYGVDNLHSQSSTSEVVDPPANKPAAKPAAKKATASSSRTQK; this is encoded by the coding sequence ATGAAGATCGATCTGACGGACACCAACTCCAGCAAGATCAACGCGGCGCTGATCGACGCGCGCCGGGCCATCGGCACGGCGACCGTCGGCATGGTGCTGACCCTGGTCATCGTCACCGACGAGGGCAGCGCCTACGACGCGCTCAAGGCCGCCTCCGACGCCTCGCGCGAGCACCCCTCGCGCATCCTGGCCGTCATCAAGCGTCCGGGGCGCTCGCCCCGGGCCCGGGCCGAGGCCCGGCTGGACGCCGAGGTGCGGGTCGGCTCGGACTCGGGCACCGGCGAGACGGTCGTGCTGCGGCTGCACGGCGAACTGGCCGCGCACGCCCAGTCGGTCGTGCTGCCGCTGCTGCTGCCGGACGCCCCCGTCGTCGTCTGGTGGCCGGAGAACGCGCCGAAGAGCCCGTCCGAGGACCCGCTCGGCGCGCTGGCCCAGCGTCGGATCACCGACGCCGTCACGGCGGAGAACCCGGTCACCCAGCTCGCCGCCCGGGCCGACTCCTACGCCCCCGGCGACACCGACCTGGCCTGGACCCGGATCACCCCGTGGCGCTCGATGCTGGCGGCGGCGCTGGACCAGCGCCACGTGGCGGTCGAGTCCGCCTCGGTCGAGGGCGAGTCGTACAACCCGAGCACCGAACTGCTGGCGCTCTGGCTGGCCGAGCGGCTGAAGATCAAGGTGGAGCGGACGGTCAGCGAGGGCCCCGGCATCACCGCGGTCCGGATGCACACCGCCGACGGCGACGTCTGCCTGGACCGTCCGGACGGCCTGCTGGCCAAGCTGTCCATGCCGGGCCAGCCGGACCGGATGGTGGCGCTCAAGCGACGCGAGACCTCGGAGCTGATCGCCGAGGAGCTGCGCCGCCTGGACCCGGACCTGATCTACGCCTCGGCGGTCCGCTACGGCGTGGACAACCTGCACTCGCAGTCCTCCACCAGCGAGGTCGTCGACCCGCCGGCGAACAAACCGGCCGCGAAGCCGGCCGCCAAGAAGGCGACGGCGTCCTCCTCCCGGACCCAGAAGTGA
- a CDS encoding ABC transporter substrate-binding protein — protein MDHRSTVVTLAALVLAGAGCSSPGSGASTPGVTATTVTIGSHQPLSGPFAAGFGEIAPAAKAYFDYVNDKGGVNGRKIIYDYQDDASDPANTVTVVHKLVEKDKVFAIFNGFGTAPHRAVVDYLNDQKVPDLFPASGCTCWNNPVLLPYTFGWQTDSLREGKILGAYVAQSFKGKRVAYLYTDDIDGNLGVRGLDKEIPASSVVIRQIHPSGSPITAQSEAIAQARADVIVAFISPSDTVLLRSAQQKLGDTARLVVSSSGIDLTTPSGLPSSTQGNPLIQGVVTDTFVTPFSDNSSGWTALAKRVHARYEPSEPFDQWFQYGMAAAYTFVQTLQRAGKNPTRSSLTAGLQEDGLDPGPGLAPLDYSHTSHGGYTGAQIASVRGDTLVRQGLPVTTDDGTGPVIPYTPPLPEPPTGGIPTP, from the coding sequence ATGGACCACCGCTCGACCGTCGTGACACTGGCCGCGCTGGTTCTGGCTGGAGCAGGCTGCAGCAGCCCAGGGAGCGGTGCATCCACGCCCGGGGTCACGGCCACCACGGTCACCATTGGCAGTCATCAACCCCTGTCCGGGCCATTTGCCGCTGGATTCGGTGAGATCGCGCCAGCGGCCAAGGCCTACTTCGACTACGTCAACGACAAGGGCGGCGTCAACGGACGCAAGATCATATACGATTATCAAGATGACGCCTCCGATCCTGCCAACACTGTGACCGTCGTCCACAAACTGGTTGAGAAGGACAAGGTTTTCGCCATCTTCAACGGCTTCGGCACAGCACCACACCGGGCCGTCGTCGATTATCTCAACGACCAGAAGGTTCCCGATCTCTTCCCTGCCAGCGGTTGCACATGCTGGAACAATCCGGTCCTGCTCCCATACACGTTCGGCTGGCAGACGGATTCCCTTCGCGAGGGGAAGATCCTCGGCGCCTACGTTGCGCAATCCTTCAAAGGAAAGAGAGTCGCCTACCTGTACACGGACGACATCGACGGGAACCTTGGCGTGCGGGGGCTCGACAAGGAAATCCCCGCCTCATCTGTAGTCATACGACAGATCCACCCATCCGGCTCCCCGATCACCGCTCAGAGCGAAGCCATAGCCCAGGCCAGAGCCGACGTGATCGTCGCCTTCATCAGCCCCTCCGACACTGTGCTGCTGCGCTCCGCTCAGCAAAAGCTCGGCGATACCGCACGGTTGGTGGTCAGCTCAAGCGGTATCGACCTGACGACGCCTTCCGGTCTGCCGTCGTCCACGCAGGGCAACCCGCTCATCCAGGGCGTCGTCACAGACACTTTCGTGACGCCCTTCAGCGACAATTCCAGCGGTTGGACAGCCTTGGCGAAACGGGTTCACGCTCGGTACGAGCCGTCCGAGCCGTTCGACCAGTGGTTCCAGTACGGGATGGCCGCCGCGTACACCTTCGTCCAGACCCTCCAGCGTGCCGGGAAGAACCCAACCCGCTCCTCGCTCACCGCCGGTCTCCAGGAAGACGGGCTGGATCCCGGCCCCGGCCTGGCGCCACTTGACTACAGCCACACTTCGCACGGCGGATACACCGGCGCCCAGATCGCGTCGGTCAGGGGCGACACGCTCGTCCGGCAGGGATTGCCGGTCACCACCGACGATGGCACTGGCCCTGTGATTCCCTACACCCCGCCGCTCCCTGAGCCGCCGACCGGCGGCATCCCCACCCCGTAG
- the gnd gene encoding phosphogluconate dehydrogenase (NAD(+)-dependent, decarboxylating), translating into MQLGLIGLGKMGGNMRERIRRAGHTVVGYDRDPALSDVTSLKELVGSLAAPRVVWVMVPAGGPTQSTVDELAELLEPGDIVVDGGNSRWADDEKHAADLAQKGIGFVDCGVSGGVWGLQNGYALMYGGSVEDVAKVKPIFDALKPEGDFGSVHAGKVGAGHFAKMVHNGIEYAMMQAYAEGWELLEAVDSVTDVREIFRSWKEGTVIRSWLLDLAVDALDKDEHLGKLKGFAADSGEGRWTVEAAIDHAVPLPAITASLFARFASRQDDSPQMKMIAALRNEFGGHATTAAAKPD; encoded by the coding sequence ATGCAGCTCGGACTCATCGGTCTCGGCAAGATGGGCGGCAACATGCGCGAGCGCATCCGCCGCGCGGGCCACACCGTTGTCGGCTACGACCGCGACCCCGCCCTGTCCGACGTCACGAGCCTGAAGGAGCTGGTCGGCTCGCTGGCCGCGCCGCGCGTGGTGTGGGTCATGGTCCCCGCCGGCGGTCCGACCCAGTCCACCGTGGACGAGCTGGCCGAGCTGCTGGAGCCGGGCGACATCGTCGTCGACGGCGGCAACTCGCGTTGGGCCGACGACGAGAAGCACGCGGCCGACCTCGCGCAGAAGGGCATCGGCTTCGTCGACTGCGGCGTCTCCGGCGGCGTCTGGGGCCTGCAGAACGGCTACGCCCTGATGTACGGCGGCTCCGTCGAGGACGTCGCGAAGGTCAAGCCGATCTTCGACGCGCTCAAGCCCGAGGGCGACTTCGGCTCGGTCCACGCGGGCAAGGTCGGCGCCGGCCACTTCGCGAAGATGGTCCACAACGGCATCGAGTACGCCATGATGCAGGCCTACGCCGAGGGCTGGGAGCTGCTGGAGGCCGTGGACAGCGTCACTGACGTCCGCGAGATCTTCCGCTCCTGGAAGGAGGGCACGGTCATCCGCTCCTGGCTGCTGGACCTGGCCGTGGACGCCCTCGACAAGGACGAGCACCTGGGCAAGCTGAAGGGCTTCGCCGCGGACTCGGGCGAGGGCCGCTGGACGGTGGAGGCCGCGATCGACCACGCGGTGCCGCTGCCCGCGATCACCGCCTCGCTCTTCGCGCGGTTCGCCTCGCGTCAGGACGACTCCCCGCAGATGAAGATGATCGCCGCGCTCCGCAACGAGTTCGGCGGCCACGCCACGACCGCGGCCGCCAAGCCGGACTGA
- a CDS encoding transposase family protein: MDRLSSLPDPRDRRGRRHPLVSVLLVAASAVLAGARSFRAIGQWATAAPQHTLSRLGARAVGVLGVCPAGSSAPSAQVARQT; this comes from the coding sequence GTGGATCGACTCTCATCGCTGCCGGATCCGCGTGACCGGCGCGGCCGGCGTCACCCGCTGGTGAGCGTGCTGCTGGTCGCGGCCTCGGCGGTGCTCGCCGGGGCGCGTTCCTTCCGGGCGATCGGACAGTGGGCCACCGCAGCCCCGCAGCACACCCTGTCCCGGCTCGGTGCCCGGGCCGTCGGCGTTCTCGGCGTGTGCCCCGCCGGGTCATCGGCACCGTCTGCCCAGGTGGCCCGGCAGACCTGA
- the zwf gene encoding glucose-6-phosphate dehydrogenase: protein MTVNPLRDPADRRLPRIAGPSGLVIFGVTGDLSRKKLMPAIYDLANRGLLPPGFSLVGFARREWEHEDFAQEVHDSVREHSRTPFREEVWQQLAKGMRFVQGTFDDEEAFQLLKKTLEELDKAQGTGGNFAFYLSVPPKFFPQVVQQLKAHGLADPPSLPANGQEGPRASWRRAVIEKPFGHDLASAQELNKVVHEVFPRDEVFRIDHYLGKETVQNILALRFANSMFEPIWNRGYVDHVQITMAEDIGIGGRAGYYDGIGAARDVIQNHLLQLMALTAMEEPASFHPKALVGEKLKVLSAVRIPEDLGKHTVRGQYAHGWQGGEEVLGYLEEEGIDPKSKTDTFAAVKLEINNRRWAGVPFYLRTGKRLGRRVTEIAVVFQRAPYLPFDAAATEELGQNALVIRVQPDEGVTVRFGSKVPGTSMEVRDVTMDFAYGESFTESSPEAYERLILDVLLGDANLFPRHQEVEESWRILDPIEQFWDKHGRPAQYQAGTWGPEEADEMLARDGRSWRRP from the coding sequence ATGACGGTGAACCCCCTGCGTGACCCGGCGGACCGACGGCTCCCGCGTATCGCGGGGCCGTCCGGCCTCGTCATCTTCGGTGTCACCGGCGACCTGTCGCGCAAGAAACTGATGCCGGCCATCTACGACCTCGCCAACCGCGGCCTGCTGCCACCGGGCTTCTCGCTCGTCGGCTTCGCCCGCCGCGAGTGGGAGCACGAGGACTTCGCCCAAGAGGTCCACGACTCCGTCAGAGAACACTCGCGCACACCCTTCCGCGAGGAGGTCTGGCAGCAGCTGGCCAAGGGCATGCGCTTCGTCCAGGGCACTTTCGACGACGAAGAGGCGTTCCAGCTCCTCAAGAAGACGCTGGAGGAGCTGGACAAGGCGCAGGGCACCGGCGGCAACTTCGCCTTCTACCTGTCCGTGCCGCCCAAGTTCTTCCCGCAGGTGGTGCAGCAGCTCAAGGCGCACGGCCTGGCCGACCCGCCCTCCTTGCCCGCCAACGGGCAGGAGGGGCCCAGGGCCTCCTGGCGCCGGGCCGTCATCGAGAAGCCGTTCGGGCACGACCTCGCCTCCGCGCAGGAGCTGAACAAGGTCGTCCACGAGGTCTTCCCGCGGGACGAGGTCTTCCGGATCGACCACTACCTCGGCAAGGAGACGGTCCAGAACATCCTGGCGCTGCGCTTCGCCAACTCGATGTTCGAGCCGATCTGGAACCGCGGCTACGTCGACCACGTGCAGATCACCATGGCCGAGGACATCGGCATCGGCGGTCGCGCGGGCTACTACGACGGCATCGGCGCGGCGCGCGACGTCATCCAGAACCACCTGCTGCAGCTGATGGCGCTGACCGCGATGGAGGAGCCCGCCTCCTTCCACCCGAAGGCGCTGGTCGGCGAGAAGCTCAAGGTGCTCTCCGCGGTCAGGATCCCCGAGGACCTGGGCAAGCACACCGTGCGCGGCCAGTACGCGCACGGCTGGCAGGGCGGCGAGGAGGTGCTCGGCTACCTGGAGGAGGAGGGGATCGACCCCAAGTCCAAGACCGACACCTTCGCCGCGGTGAAGCTGGAGATCAACAACCGGCGCTGGGCCGGCGTCCCGTTCTACCTGCGCACCGGCAAGCGTCTGGGCCGCCGCGTCACGGAGATCGCGGTCGTCTTCCAGCGCGCCCCCTACCTGCCCTTCGACGCCGCGGCGACGGAGGAGCTGGGCCAGAACGCGCTGGTCATCCGGGTGCAGCCGGACGAGGGCGTCACCGTCCGCTTCGGCTCCAAGGTGCCGGGCACCTCGATGGAGGTGCGGGACGTGACGATGGACTTCGCCTACGGCGAGTCCTTCACCGAGTCCAGCCCCGAGGCCTACGAGCGACTGATCCTGGACGTGCTGCTCGGGGACGCGAACCTGTTCCCGCGCCACCAGGAGGTCGAGGAGTCCTGGCGGATCCTGGACCCCATCGAGCAGTTCTGGGACAAGCACGGGCGCCCCGCGCAGTACCAGGCGGGCACCTGGGGCCCCGAGGAAGCGGACGAGATGCTCGCACGAGACGGCAGGAGCTGGCGTCGGCCATGA
- a CDS encoding ABC transporter substrate-binding protein, translated as MAAVSPPGRDSARRTVRLRAGVAAAVIAALTGGLGACTSGSPSKAPSSPAAQTPFVVARTGDIDRLDPELATAFQTQQTLSLVYSTLVTTSPNGLIEPGLAASWTTSDNGLTISFSLRNGVVWHDGSPFTSADVQASIQRILDPSTGAVSRSNLLAITAVDTPSPSKVVLHLSKPSGALLYSLASINSSIESKSNIAAGTVGKSPDGTGPFVWKQWDQGRQVVLTANPGYYGGKPRIGTLEFKVISDESSILSGMRTGAFQLGQLTDPGVARQASLSGEAFQLVKEPALAYHVLMLNGRRGPLRKQQVRQALACAINKSEVLQVATFGDGTVTGPITSPAFTYSPTDGLPCTPGDTAKAKSMLSAAGYPHGFALATIVETGEYATGVAEAQDLQAQLLKIGVSMELKQLPTAPYVTAWLAGDFDAAVALNGGSFDPYLMYGRYFGTGGSLATPGGLDSPTLAGLLAQGNASNSAGQRQAVYGRLQMELLSESPWVWLFRSDDYYLVGPKVQGFAPRPDAYLSSLAEVQSY; from the coding sequence ATGGCAGCTGTGTCGCCCCCAGGCCGCGACAGCGCACGCCGTACGGTCCGCCTCAGAGCCGGGGTCGCCGCCGCGGTGATCGCCGCCCTAACGGGCGGTCTCGGCGCATGCACAAGCGGAAGTCCGTCGAAGGCGCCGTCCTCACCTGCCGCCCAGACGCCGTTCGTGGTCGCCCGGACCGGGGACATCGACAGGCTCGACCCGGAACTGGCGACTGCGTTCCAAACGCAGCAGACCCTCAGCCTGGTTTACTCGACCTTGGTCACCACCAGTCCCAACGGGCTGATCGAACCCGGTCTAGCGGCCTCTTGGACCACGTCAGACAATGGTTTGACCATCTCGTTCTCCCTGCGGAACGGGGTGGTTTGGCATGACGGCTCCCCCTTCACCTCGGCCGATGTCCAGGCATCGATCCAGCGGATCCTGGACCCGTCCACCGGCGCTGTCTCCCGATCCAACCTGCTCGCGATCACGGCTGTGGACACTCCGTCCCCGTCGAAGGTGGTCCTGCACCTGTCCAAGCCCTCGGGGGCGCTGCTGTACTCGCTGGCTTCGATCAACTCATCGATCGAATCCAAGTCGAACATCGCCGCCGGCACTGTCGGCAAGAGCCCCGACGGCACCGGTCCGTTCGTTTGGAAGCAATGGGACCAGGGTCGACAGGTGGTGCTCACCGCCAATCCGGGGTACTACGGCGGCAAACCAAGGATCGGCACACTGGAGTTCAAGGTCATTTCGGACGAGTCCTCGATCCTTTCGGGCATGCGCACCGGAGCGTTCCAGCTGGGCCAGCTCACTGACCCCGGCGTTGCCCGGCAGGCCAGCCTCTCCGGGGAGGCGTTCCAGCTGGTGAAGGAGCCAGCACTGGCCTACCACGTCCTGATGCTTAACGGGCGCCGCGGGCCGCTGCGGAAGCAGCAGGTGCGGCAGGCCCTTGCCTGCGCCATCAACAAGAGCGAAGTCCTGCAGGTCGCCACGTTCGGCGACGGCACGGTCACTGGCCCGATCACCAGCCCGGCCTTCACCTACTCACCAACCGACGGCTTGCCCTGTACGCCTGGCGACACCGCAAAGGCCAAGTCGATGCTGTCCGCAGCTGGGTATCCCCACGGGTTCGCGCTCGCCACGATTGTCGAGACGGGCGAGTACGCGACGGGCGTCGCCGAGGCACAGGACCTCCAGGCGCAGCTGTTGAAGATCGGTGTGTCGATGGAGCTCAAGCAGCTGCCCACCGCTCCCTATGTCACCGCGTGGCTGGCGGGTGACTTCGACGCGGCGGTGGCGCTCAACGGCGGTTCGTTCGATCCCTACCTGATGTACGGGCGCTATTTCGGGACCGGCGGAAGTCTCGCCACGCCGGGGGGCTTGGATTCGCCGACTCTGGCCGGCCTGCTCGCCCAGGGCAACGCCAGCAACAGCGCAGGGCAGCGGCAGGCTGTCTACGGCAGGCTTCAGATGGAGT
- the tal gene encoding transaldolase: MKSIVEQLSDQGVAIWLDDLSRKRLTSGNLAELVRDKHVVGVTTNPSIFQKAIGSGDGYEAQLADLAVRGVTVDEALRMMTSADVRDAADVLRPVYDASNGRDGRVSIEVDPRLAHETAPTIAEAKQLWWLVDRPNTFIKIPATLAGLPAISAVLAEGISVNVTLIFSLDRYKAVMDAFLTGLEQAKANGHDLSTIESVASFFVSRVDTEIDKRLTKIGTEEALALKGRAAVANARLAYEAYEEVFGSERWNALAAAGAKPQRPLWASTGVKDPNYDDTMYVVDLVAPGTVNTMPEATLDAVADHGVVRGDTVTGEYADAKGVLDKLEALGVSYDDVVQLLEDEGVDKFEASWDELLQAVHTALESHGEGTV, from the coding sequence ATGAAGTCGATTGTCGAGCAGTTGAGTGACCAGGGTGTGGCGATCTGGCTGGACGACCTGTCCCGCAAGCGGCTGACCTCGGGCAACCTGGCCGAGCTGGTCCGCGACAAGCACGTGGTGGGCGTGACCACCAACCCGTCGATCTTCCAGAAGGCGATCGGCTCCGGCGACGGCTACGAGGCCCAGCTGGCCGACCTGGCCGTGCGCGGCGTCACCGTCGACGAGGCCCTGCGGATGATGACCTCCGCCGACGTCCGCGACGCGGCCGACGTGCTGCGCCCGGTGTACGACGCGAGCAACGGCCGCGACGGCCGGGTCTCCATCGAGGTCGACCCGCGCCTGGCGCACGAGACGGCGCCGACCATCGCCGAGGCCAAGCAGCTGTGGTGGCTGGTCGACCGCCCCAACACCTTCATCAAGATCCCGGCCACCCTCGCGGGCCTGCCGGCGATCAGCGCGGTGCTCGCCGAGGGCATCAGCGTCAACGTGACGCTGATCTTCTCGCTCGACCGCTACAAGGCCGTCATGGACGCCTTCCTGACCGGTCTGGAGCAGGCGAAGGCCAACGGCCACGACCTCTCCACGATCGAGTCGGTCGCCTCCTTCTTCGTGTCCCGCGTGGACACGGAGATCGACAAGCGGCTGACGAAGATCGGCACCGAGGAGGCGCTCGCCCTCAAGGGCCGGGCGGCCGTCGCCAACGCGCGGCTCGCCTACGAGGCCTACGAGGAGGTCTTCGGCAGCGAGCGCTGGAACGCCCTGGCCGCCGCCGGCGCCAAGCCGCAGCGTCCGCTGTGGGCCTCGACCGGCGTCAAGGACCCGAACTACGACGACACCATGTACGTCGTGGACCTGGTCGCCCCCGGCACCGTCAACACCATGCCCGAGGCCACCCTGGACGCCGTCGCCGACCACGGCGTCGTCCGCGGTGACACCGTCACGGGCGAGTACGCGGACGCGAAGGGCGTGCTCGACAAGCTCGAAGCGCTCGGCGTCTCCTACGACGACGTCGTCCAGCTGCTCGAGGACGAGGGCGTCGACAAGTTCGAGGCCTCCTGGGACGAACTTCTGCAGGCCGTACACACAGCACTCGAAAGCCACGGAGAGGGCACGGTATGA
- the tkt gene encoding transketolase, producing MSTTPSNTFEWTELDQRAVDTVRVLAADAVQKVGNGHPGTAMSLAPAAYLIYQRFLRHDPSDAQWVGRDRFVLSPGHTSLTLYIQLYLSGYGLTLEDLESFRTWGSLTPGHPEHGHTVGVETTTGPLGQGVGNAVGMAMASRYERGLFDPEAPQGASPFDQTIWAIVSDGDLEEGISSEASSLAGHQKLGNLVFLYDDNHISIEGDTETAFSEDVLKRYEAYGWHIQRIEPAASGDVDVHALNAALTAARNETGRPSIIAMRTIIAWPAPNAQNTEAAHGSALGADEVAATKRVLGFDPEKSFVVAPEVLAHARKVGERGAQAKAEWEKQLADWRTANPQRAASFDRITAGELPEGWEQSIPSFETGSSIATRAASGKVLVGLGGVLPELWGGSADLAGSNNTTIDASSSFLPVGNPLPEASPYGRTVHWGIREHAMGSTMNGIALHGNTRIYGGTFLVFSDYMRPAVRLAALMKLPVTYVWTHDSIGLGEDGPTHQPVEHLAVLRAIPGLNIVRPADANETAVAWAEITRRHTANPAPHGLALTRQGVPTYARNEDAAKGGYVHTEAEGGEAKVVLIGTGSELQLAVAAREALQAEGVPTRVVSMPSIEWFEEQTKEYRDSVLPPSVKARVAVEAGIALTWYRFVGEAGRIVSLEHFGASADAKVLFREFGFTADGVAQAARDSLNNLAARKNK from the coding sequence GTGAGCACGACGCCGAGCAACACCTTCGAGTGGACCGAGCTTGACCAGAGGGCGGTCGACACCGTCCGCGTCCTGGCGGCGGACGCAGTGCAGAAGGTCGGAAACGGCCACCCCGGTACGGCGATGAGCCTGGCTCCGGCCGCGTACCTGATCTACCAGCGCTTCCTGCGCCACGACCCCTCCGACGCGCAGTGGGTCGGCCGCGACCGCTTCGTGCTGTCGCCGGGCCACACCTCGCTGACCCTCTACATCCAGCTCTACCTCTCGGGCTACGGCCTGACCCTGGAGGACCTGGAGTCCTTCCGCACCTGGGGCTCGCTGACCCCGGGCCACCCCGAGCACGGCCACACCGTGGGCGTCGAGACCACGACCGGTCCGCTGGGGCAGGGCGTCGGCAACGCCGTCGGCATGGCGATGGCCAGCCGCTACGAGCGCGGCCTGTTCGACCCGGAGGCTCCCCAGGGAGCCTCCCCCTTCGACCAGACCATCTGGGCGATCGTCTCCGACGGCGACCTGGAGGAGGGCATCTCCTCCGAGGCGTCCTCGCTGGCCGGCCACCAGAAGCTGGGCAACCTGGTCTTCCTGTACGACGACAACCACATCTCGATCGAGGGCGACACCGAGACCGCCTTCTCCGAGGACGTGCTGAAGCGCTACGAGGCCTACGGCTGGCACATCCAGCGCATCGAGCCCGCCGCCTCCGGCGACGTGGACGTGCACGCGCTGAACGCCGCGCTGACCGCCGCCAGGAACGAGACGGGCAGGCCGTCCATCATCGCGATGCGCACGATCATCGCCTGGCCCGCGCCGAACGCGCAGAACACCGAGGCCGCGCACGGCTCCGCGCTCGGCGCGGACGAGGTCGCGGCCACCAAGCGCGTGCTCGGCTTCGATCCGGAGAAGTCCTTCGTCGTCGCGCCCGAGGTGCTGGCGCACGCCCGCAAGGTCGGCGAGCGCGGCGCGCAGGCCAAGGCCGAGTGGGAGAAGCAGCTCGCGGACTGGCGCACCGCCAACCCGCAGCGAGCCGCCTCCTTCGACCGGATCACCGCGGGCGAGCTGCCCGAGGGCTGGGAGCAGAGCATCCCCTCCTTCGAGACCGGCTCCTCGATCGCGACCCGCGCCGCCTCCGGCAAGGTCCTGGTCGGTCTGGGCGGCGTGCTGCCGGAGCTGTGGGGCGGCTCGGCCGACCTGGCCGGCTCCAACAACACCACCATCGACGCCTCCTCGTCCTTCCTCCCGGTGGGCAACCCGCTGCCCGAGGCCAGCCCGTACGGCCGCACGGTGCACTGGGGCATCCGCGAGCACGCCATGGGCTCGACCATGAACGGCATCGCGCTGCACGGGAACACCCGGATCTACGGCGGCACCTTCCTGGTCTTCTCCGACTACATGCGCCCGGCGGTCCGCCTGGCCGCGCTGATGAAGCTGCCAGTCACCTACGTGTGGACGCACGACTCCATCGGCCTGGGCGAGGACGGCCCGACCCACCAGCCGGTCGAGCACCTCGCCGTGCTGCGCGCCATCCCCGGCCTCAACATCGTCCGTCCGGCCGACGCCAACGAGACGGCCGTGGCCTGGGCCGAGATCACCCGCCGCCACACCGCCAACCCGGCCCCGCACGGTCTGGCGCTGACCCGCCAGGGCGTGCCGACCTACGCCCGCAACGAGGACGCGGCCAAGGGCGGCTACGTGCACACCGAGGCCGAGGGCGGCGAGGCGAAGGTCGTCCTCATCGGCACCGGCTCCGAGCTGCAGCTCGCCGTCGCGGCCCGCGAGGCGCTGCAGGCCGAGGGCGTCCCGACCCGCGTCGTGTCGATGCCGTCGATCGAGTGGTTCGAGGAGCAGACCAAGGAGTACCGCGACAGCGTGCTGCCGCCCTCGGTCAAGGCGCGCGTCGCGGTCGAGGCCGGCATCGCGCTGACCTGGTACCGCTTCGTCGGCGAGGCCGGACGCATCGTCAGCCTGGAGCACTTCGGCGCGAGCGCCGACGCCAAGGTGCTGTTCCGCGAGTTCGGGTTCACCGCGGATGGGGTTGCTCAAGCAGCCAGGGACAGCCTCAACAACCTTGCAGCAAGGAAGAACAAATGA
- a CDS encoding histidine phosphatase family protein, which yields MNALILLRHGETAWSRNGRHTSRTDIDLTPLGEQQARAVGPLLTTRPVASVLISPLSRARRTAELAGLPNPIVEPDLHEWDYGSYEGLTTAQIQQTHANWNLFTHGAPDGENADQVAARVDRVLARIDALPPATLGGDVVLVAHGHVLRVLTARRLGLAPQAGAGFRLETAAVCSFGTEHGLPVLTGWNSRPPFQDGAQPRPVLERQG from the coding sequence ATGAACGCACTCATCCTGCTCCGCCACGGCGAAACCGCGTGGAGCCGCAACGGACGCCACACCAGCCGCACGGACATCGACCTCACCCCCCTCGGCGAGCAACAGGCGCGCGCCGTCGGTCCCCTTCTGACCACACGACCTGTAGCATCGGTGCTCATCAGCCCGCTGTCCCGGGCACGACGGACCGCGGAACTCGCCGGGCTTCCCAACCCGATCGTCGAGCCCGATCTGCACGAATGGGACTACGGCAGCTATGAGGGGCTGACCACAGCGCAGATCCAGCAGACGCACGCGAACTGGAACCTGTTCACCCACGGCGCACCGGACGGCGAGAACGCCGACCAGGTTGCCGCCCGAGTGGATCGTGTGCTGGCGCGGATCGACGCCCTACCTCCCGCCACGCTGGGGGGCGACGTCGTGCTGGTCGCCCACGGGCACGTACTTCGGGTGCTGACGGCGCGACGCCTGGGCCTTGCGCCCCAGGCCGGTGCCGGCTTCCGGCTGGAGACTGCGGCCGTCTGCAGTTTCGGCACCGAACACGGCCTGCCCGTGCTGACCGGATGGAACAGCCGGCCGCCGTTCCAGGACGGGGCCCAGCCTCGCCCCGTTCTGGAACGTCAGGGTTGA